The following proteins are co-located in the Ailuropoda melanoleuca isolate Jingjing chromosome 13, ASM200744v2, whole genome shotgun sequence genome:
- the VEZF1 gene encoding vascular endothelial zinc finger 1 isoform X2 produces the protein MAAHEASHHQQQAAQNSLLPLLSSAVEPPDQKPLLPIPITQKPQAAPETLKDAIGIKKEKPKTSFVCTYCSKAFRDSYHLRRHESCHTGIKLVSRSKKTPTTVVPLISTIAGDSSRTSLVSTIAGILSTVTTSSSGTNPSSSASTTAMPVTPSVKKPSKPVKKNHACEMCGKAFRDVYHLNRHKLSHSDEKPFECPVCNQRFKRKDRMTYHVRSHEGGITKPYTCSVCGKGFSRPDHLSCHVKHVHSTERPFKCQFSSLMQTCTAAFATKDRLRTHMVRHEGKVSCNICGKLLSAAYITSHLKTHGQSQSINCNTCKQGISKTACMSEETSSQKQQQPQPQPQPQHVTSWPGKQVETLRLWEEAVKARKKEAANLCQTSTAATTPVTLTTPFNITSSVSSGTMSNPVTVAAAMSMRSPVNVSSAVNITSPMNIGHPVTITSPLSMTSPLTLTTPVNLPTPVTAPVNIAHPVTITSPMNLPTPMTLAAPLNIAMRPVESMPFLPQALPTSPPW, from the exons ATGGCA GCCCACGAAGCCTCCCATCACCAACAGCAGGCAGCGCAGAACAGCTTGCTGCCCCTCCTGAGCTCTGCTGTGGAGCCCCCTGATCAGAAACCATTGCTTCCAATACCAATAACTCAGAAACCTCAAGCAGCGCCGGAAACATTAAAGGATGCCATtgggattaaaaaagaaaaacccaaaacttcCTTTGTGTGCACTTACTGCAGTAAAGCTTTCAGGGACAGCTATCACCTGAGGCGCCACGAGTCCTGCCACACAGGGATCAAGTTGGTGTCCCGGTCAAAGAAAACCCCCACCACGGTGGTCCCCCTTATCTCCACCATCGCTGGGGACAGCAGCAGAACTTCGTTGGTCTCTACCATTGCTGGCATCTTATCAACAGTCACTACATCTTCCTCGGGCACCAACCCCAGCAGCAGTGCCAGCACCACAGCTATGCCCGTGACCCCGTCTGTCAAGAAACCCAGTAAGCCCGTCAAGAAGAACCATGCTTGTGAGATGTGTGGGAAGGCCTTCCGAGATGTGTACCACCTCAATCGGCACAAGCTCTCCCATTCGGACGAAAAGCCCTTCGAGTGTCCTGTTTGTAATCAGCGCTTCAAGAGGAAGGACCGGATGACTTACCATGTGAGGTCTCATGAAGGAGGCATCACCAAACCCTATACTTGCAGTGTTTGTGGGAAAGGCTTCTCGAG GCCTGACCACTTAAGCTGTCACGTAAAACATGTCCATTCAACAGAAAGACCCTTCAAATGCCAA ttttcctccCTCATGCAGACGTGCACTGCTGCCTTTGCCACCAAAGACAGACTGCGGACACACATGGTGCGCCACGAAGGCAAGGTATCGTGTAACATCTGTGGGAAGCTTCTGAGTGCAGCGTACATCACCAGCCACTTAAAGACACACGGGCAGAGCCAAAGTATCAACTGTAATACATGTAAACAAGGCATCAGTAAAA CAGCGTGCATGAGCGAGGAGACCAGCagccagaagcagcagcagccgcaGCCACAGCCGCAGCCGCAGCATGTGACGAGCTGGCCAGGGAAGCAGGTGGAGACACTGAGACTGTGGGAAGAAGCTgtcaaggcaagaaagaaag AAGCTGCTAACCTGTGCCAAACCTCCACGGCTGCTACGACACCCGTGACTCTCACTACTCCATTCAATATCACGTCCTCTGTGTCGTCTGGGACGATGTCAAACCCAGTCACAGTGGCAGCTGCAATGAGCATGAGAAGTCCAGTCAATGTTTCAAGTGCAGTTAACATAACCAGCCCAATGAACATAGGGCACCCTGTAACTATAACCAGTCCATTGTCCATGACCTCTCCTTTAACACTCACTACCCCAGTCAACCTTCCCACCCCTGTCACTGCTCCAGTGAATATAGCACACCCTGTCACCATCACGTCTCCCATGAACCTGCCCACACCTATGACGTTAGCTGCCCCTCTCAATATAGCGATGAGGCCTGTAGAGAGCATGCCTTTCTTACCCCAAGCTTTGCCTACATCACCACCTTGGTAA
- the VEZF1 gene encoding vascular endothelial zinc finger 1 isoform X1 — MRGKCFPQLGGSEAAPQWDSLLELEGHSEAHEASHHQQQAAQNSLLPLLSSAVEPPDQKPLLPIPITQKPQAAPETLKDAIGIKKEKPKTSFVCTYCSKAFRDSYHLRRHESCHTGIKLVSRSKKTPTTVVPLISTIAGDSSRTSLVSTIAGILSTVTTSSSGTNPSSSASTTAMPVTPSVKKPSKPVKKNHACEMCGKAFRDVYHLNRHKLSHSDEKPFECPVCNQRFKRKDRMTYHVRSHEGGITKPYTCSVCGKGFSRPDHLSCHVKHVHSTERPFKCQTCTAAFATKDRLRTHMVRHEGKVSCNICGKLLSAAYITSHLKTHGQSQSINCNTCKQGISKTCMSEETSSQKQQQPQPQPQPQHVTSWPGKQVETLRLWEEAVKARKKEAANLCQTSTAATTPVTLTTPFNITSSVSSGTMSNPVTVAAAMSMRSPVNVSSAVNITSPMNIGHPVTITSPLSMTSPLTLTTPVNLPTPVTAPVNIAHPVTITSPMNLPTPMTLAAPLNIAMRPVESMPFLPQALPTSPPW; from the exons GCCCACGAAGCCTCCCATCACCAACAGCAGGCAGCGCAGAACAGCTTGCTGCCCCTCCTGAGCTCTGCTGTGGAGCCCCCTGATCAGAAACCATTGCTTCCAATACCAATAACTCAGAAACCTCAAGCAGCGCCGGAAACATTAAAGGATGCCATtgggattaaaaaagaaaaacccaaaacttcCTTTGTGTGCACTTACTGCAGTAAAGCTTTCAGGGACAGCTATCACCTGAGGCGCCACGAGTCCTGCCACACAGGGATCAAGTTGGTGTCCCGGTCAAAGAAAACCCCCACCACGGTGGTCCCCCTTATCTCCACCATCGCTGGGGACAGCAGCAGAACTTCGTTGGTCTCTACCATTGCTGGCATCTTATCAACAGTCACTACATCTTCCTCGGGCACCAACCCCAGCAGCAGTGCCAGCACCACAGCTATGCCCGTGACCCCGTCTGTCAAGAAACCCAGTAAGCCCGTCAAGAAGAACCATGCTTGTGAGATGTGTGGGAAGGCCTTCCGAGATGTGTACCACCTCAATCGGCACAAGCTCTCCCATTCGGACGAAAAGCCCTTCGAGTGTCCTGTTTGTAATCAGCGCTTCAAGAGGAAGGACCGGATGACTTACCATGTGAGGTCTCATGAAGGAGGCATCACCAAACCCTATACTTGCAGTGTTTGTGGGAAAGGCTTCTCGAG GCCTGACCACTTAAGCTGTCACGTAAAACATGTCCATTCAACAGAAAGACCCTTCAAATGCCAA ACGTGCACTGCTGCCTTTGCCACCAAAGACAGACTGCGGACACACATGGTGCGCCACGAAGGCAAGGTATCGTGTAACATCTGTGGGAAGCTTCTGAGTGCAGCGTACATCACCAGCCACTTAAAGACACACGGGCAGAGCCAAAGTATCAACTGTAATACATGTAAACAAGGCATCAGTAAAA CGTGCATGAGCGAGGAGACCAGCagccagaagcagcagcagccgcaGCCACAGCCGCAGCCGCAGCATGTGACGAGCTGGCCAGGGAAGCAGGTGGAGACACTGAGACTGTGGGAAGAAGCTgtcaaggcaagaaagaaag AAGCTGCTAACCTGTGCCAAACCTCCACGGCTGCTACGACACCCGTGACTCTCACTACTCCATTCAATATCACGTCCTCTGTGTCGTCTGGGACGATGTCAAACCCAGTCACAGTGGCAGCTGCAATGAGCATGAGAAGTCCAGTCAATGTTTCAAGTGCAGTTAACATAACCAGCCCAATGAACATAGGGCACCCTGTAACTATAACCAGTCCATTGTCCATGACCTCTCCTTTAACACTCACTACCCCAGTCAACCTTCCCACCCCTGTCACTGCTCCAGTGAATATAGCACACCCTGTCACCATCACGTCTCCCATGAACCTGCCCACACCTATGACGTTAGCTGCCCCTCTCAATATAGCGATGAGGCCTGTAGAGAGCATGCCTTTCTTACCCCAAGCTTTGCCTACATCACCACCTTGGTAA